In Terriglobales bacterium, a single genomic region encodes these proteins:
- a CDS encoding multidrug efflux SMR transporter — MPWFYLFLAGVFEIVWAIALKYSEGFSRALPTGIVFTAGFASFWLLGLAAQKLPIGTAYAVWTGIGAVGTAILGMILFAESHHAPRLASIALIVIGIAGLRLFGAR; from the coding sequence ATGCCCTGGTTCTACCTGTTCCTTGCCGGAGTATTCGAGATCGTTTGGGCCATCGCCCTGAAGTACTCCGAAGGCTTCAGCCGCGCTCTGCCCACCGGCATCGTTTTTACCGCCGGGTTTGCCAGCTTCTGGCTGTTGGGACTTGCTGCCCAGAAGCTGCCCATCGGGACGGCGTACGCCGTCTGGACCGGCATTGGCGCCGTGGGCACCGCCATCCTGGGCATGATCCTGTTCGCCGAGTCCCACCACGCGCCGCGCCTGGCCAGCATCGCGCTCATCGTTATCGGCATCGCCGGCCTGCGCCTGTTCGGCGCGCGCTAA